One Prosthecobacter vanneervenii genomic window carries:
- a CDS encoding aminotransferase class V-fold PLP-dependent enzyme, producing MLTESSRAADFPSLKGIHYLNTAAESIPPLCVNEAVAEYMHHKSLGMRGRDFHFPRVEECREITARHLGLATDEVSFCSCSSEAYNLLANALQLTPKDEVVVTDLDFPAGATPWLTAPEASRPVTRLWKNREGALDLTDLAALLNERTALVQVSLVSFYNGHRIAFAPLRDMIRRLAPRAVIAVDVTQALGRVALDCQEADIMISSTHKWTLGIHGGGVIGIPKKSAARLTTRAGGWYHIANAFDADRFESARIKPGALSFSVGMPSFAALYALNASLRYLEKVGMDKIIAHADPLVARVHAGLQELGITALSAAQPGCSSGIVAFKHENTAAINDALLAQNIHVMHQVGRIRIAVHGYTTAEDIEKLLATLRSALK from the coding sequence ATGCTCACCGAATCCTCCCGCGCCGCCGATTTCCCCAGCCTCAAAGGCATTCATTACCTCAACACCGCCGCCGAGAGCATCCCACCTCTCTGTGTCAATGAAGCCGTGGCCGAGTACATGCACCACAAGTCCCTCGGCATGCGTGGGCGCGACTTCCACTTTCCACGCGTGGAGGAGTGCCGGGAGATCACCGCACGCCATCTCGGGCTGGCCACAGACGAGGTGTCCTTCTGCTCCTGCAGCTCCGAGGCTTACAACCTTCTGGCCAACGCGCTGCAACTGACGCCCAAGGACGAAGTCGTCGTTACGGATCTCGATTTCCCCGCCGGTGCCACGCCCTGGCTCACCGCGCCGGAGGCCTCACGCCCTGTCACACGACTGTGGAAAAATCGTGAAGGTGCCTTGGACCTCACAGACCTCGCTGCGCTGCTCAATGAACGCACCGCGCTGGTGCAGGTAAGCCTCGTGAGCTTCTACAACGGCCACCGCATCGCCTTTGCGCCGCTGCGCGACATGATCCGCAGGCTGGCCCCGCGTGCAGTCATCGCCGTGGATGTCACGCAGGCGCTCGGCCGCGTGGCGCTGGACTGCCAGGAGGCGGACATCATGATCTCCAGCACGCACAAATGGACGCTCGGCATCCATGGTGGCGGTGTCATCGGCATCCCGAAAAAATCCGCCGCACGCCTGACCACCCGCGCAGGCGGGTGGTATCACATCGCCAATGCGTTTGATGCCGACCGCTTTGAAAGCGCCCGGATCAAGCCCGGCGCTCTGAGCTTTTCCGTAGGCATGCCCAGCTTTGCCGCACTCTATGCACTGAATGCCTCGCTGCGCTACCTGGAGAAGGTGGGCATGGACAAGATCATCGCCCACGCCGACCCACTCGTGGCCCGGGTGCATGCGGGCTTGCAGGAGCTGGGCATCACCGCGCTCAGCGCCGCGCAGCCGGGCTGCTCCAGCGGCATCGTGGCTTTCAAACACGAAAACACCGCCGCCATCAATGACGCCCTGCTGGCGCAGAACATCCACGTCATGCACCAGGTGGGGCGCATCCGCATCGCCGTGCATGGCTACACCACCGCCGAGGACATCGAGAAGCTGCTGGCCACCCTGCGCAGCGCTCTGAAGTAG
- a CDS encoding VWA domain-containing protein — protein sequence MPCFAASLSSATLDWESPKLLLLILPAVALLLWIESRSSHPMSALRKRLLLVTRALGVMLALAALAGPARVTQTGRKALGIIVDASQSMGEEGLKKALAEADRVRSSLGGGIDSFVVQLGSEPELMPAGSTPDMQSAWQTQHGGDSHYAAAVEYAEALFPPGASRNILLIGDGHETRGSLLDAAREAAVSGIKLHALPVAGPRRPDARLLSLTPNRTRLFEGASLSLKAVFESTLEGTGTLKLYENGIEVEKRPVTLKPGATQEIVFNRTPSTRNTFQYRAVLEGVQGDTLPGNDSALAIVDVRGRLRLLYIESDAAEGRYLMQAMEKEGIELDMRQPGNLALSFEQLGGYDGVILSDVPAHQLGEPLMNALHDYVDKLGGGLIMLGGPGSFGVGGYYRTPIEEVLPVRLKAPDEEEKQSAAVAIVMDRSGSMAGEKLEMAKSAAIATAEVLGHNDSLGVWAFDSEAHVVAPMTRLTSTNAVSGQIAAVASGGGTNLQPAFQLGREALLHTKARVKHMIILTDGQTAGTGYEQLATQCRGEGLTISTVAIGEGSHVALLQAIASSGGGQSYSTMDASSITRIFTQDTLMHTGRMIREEPFIPELKEKDPILAGFEKWDSPTLLGYVKTTRRTSARVPLVTEAGDPLLAHWRFGLGKATAFTSDAKSRWASLWIARWPGYGRFWSQVLRETARAPQGRLMDLSTRMQGDDAHISVDLLSDAGTRANNAAVTAEVFHVAADALGAPMKSVQKLTLRQDAPGSYEGDFKPTLPGVYLIRAQNGAEMVTTGLIHNPSTESSLGTVNEDLLKEAAHTTGGDYLTAGQSLPNLETTKAVQYVELWPDLLILLLFLFLIDTGIRRWEHVQGLWQLLPVKRA from the coding sequence TTGCCCTGTTTCGCCGCCAGCCTATCCTCCGCCACCTTGGACTGGGAATCGCCAAAACTCCTCCTGCTCATCCTGCCCGCAGTCGCACTGCTGCTGTGGATCGAGTCGCGTTCATCGCATCCCATGTCCGCGCTGCGGAAGAGGCTGCTGCTCGTCACGCGCGCGCTCGGCGTCATGCTCGCGCTCGCAGCGCTGGCAGGCCCGGCGCGGGTGACGCAAACGGGCCGCAAGGCCCTGGGCATCATTGTGGATGCCAGCCAGAGCATGGGAGAGGAGGGGCTGAAAAAGGCGCTGGCCGAAGCCGACCGCGTGCGCTCGTCGCTTGGCGGCGGCATCGACTCCTTTGTGGTGCAGCTCGGCTCCGAGCCGGAGCTCATGCCCGCTGGCAGCACTCCTGACATGCAGTCAGCCTGGCAGACCCAGCACGGCGGAGACAGCCACTACGCCGCCGCTGTGGAGTATGCCGAGGCGCTTTTTCCACCCGGGGCCAGCCGGAACATCCTCCTCATCGGCGACGGGCACGAGACACGCGGCAGCCTGCTGGATGCCGCACGCGAGGCCGCAGTCTCCGGCATCAAGCTGCACGCCCTGCCCGTGGCCGGACCGCGCCGCCCAGATGCCCGACTGCTCTCCCTCACGCCCAACCGCACCCGCCTCTTTGAAGGCGCCAGCCTCAGCCTGAAGGCTGTCTTTGAGAGCACGCTGGAAGGCACCGGCACTCTGAAGCTCTACGAAAACGGCATCGAGGTGGAAAAGCGCCCCGTCACCCTCAAGCCCGGAGCTACACAAGAGATCGTCTTCAACCGCACGCCATCCACCCGCAACACCTTCCAGTACCGTGCGGTGCTCGAAGGCGTGCAGGGAGACACCCTGCCCGGCAATGACAGCGCGCTGGCCATCGTGGATGTGCGCGGCCGCCTGCGCCTGCTCTACATCGAGTCCGACGCCGCCGAGGGCCGCTACCTCATGCAGGCCATGGAAAAGGAGGGCATCGAGCTGGACATGCGCCAGCCCGGCAATCTGGCGCTCAGCTTTGAGCAGCTCGGCGGCTATGATGGCGTGATCCTTTCCGACGTACCCGCCCATCAGCTCGGCGAGCCGCTCATGAACGCGCTGCACGACTACGTCGATAAACTCGGCGGCGGCTTGATCATGCTCGGCGGTCCGGGCTCTTTCGGCGTCGGCGGCTACTACCGCACGCCCATCGAGGAGGTGCTTCCTGTTCGGCTCAAGGCTCCGGATGAAGAGGAAAAACAAAGCGCCGCCGTGGCCATCGTGATGGACCGCTCCGGCTCCATGGCCGGTGAAAAGCTGGAGATGGCCAAGAGCGCCGCCATCGCCACAGCCGAGGTGCTGGGGCACAATGACTCCCTCGGCGTCTGGGCCTTTGACTCCGAGGCGCACGTCGTCGCACCGATGACGCGCCTCACCTCCACCAATGCAGTCTCCGGCCAGATCGCCGCCGTGGCTTCTGGTGGCGGCACCAATCTGCAACCCGCCTTTCAGCTCGGACGCGAGGCCCTGCTGCACACCAAGGCGCGCGTGAAACACATGATCATCCTGACCGACGGCCAGACTGCCGGCACCGGGTACGAACAGCTGGCCACGCAATGCCGCGGCGAAGGGCTCACGATTTCCACCGTGGCCATCGGCGAGGGCTCACACGTGGCGCTGCTGCAGGCCATCGCCTCCAGCGGCGGCGGGCAGTCCTACTCCACCATGGATGCCAGCAGCATCACCCGCATCTTCACGCAGGACACCCTCATGCACACCGGTCGCATGATCCGCGAGGAGCCCTTCATCCCTGAGCTGAAGGAGAAAGATCCCATCCTGGCAGGCTTTGAAAAATGGGACTCGCCCACGCTGCTCGGTTACGTCAAAACCACACGCCGCACCTCCGCACGCGTGCCGCTCGTCACCGAAGCCGGAGACCCGCTGCTGGCACACTGGCGCTTTGGTCTTGGCAAAGCCACCGCCTTCACCTCCGATGCCAAAAGCCGCTGGGCCTCGCTATGGATCGCACGCTGGCCGGGCTATGGCCGCTTCTGGTCCCAGGTGCTGCGGGAAACCGCCCGCGCCCCTCAGGGCCGCCTCATGGATCTCTCCACCCGCATGCAGGGAGATGACGCACACATCAGTGTCGATCTGCTCTCTGATGCCGGCACCCGCGCCAACAATGCCGCCGTCACCGCCGAGGTCTTCCACGTGGCCGCAGACGCGCTCGGTGCACCGATGAAAAGCGTGCAGAAGCTCACCCTGCGGCAGGATGCCCCGGGCTCCTATGAGGGCGACTTCAAACCCACCCTGCCCGGCGTGTACCTCATCCGCGCACAGAACGGTGCTGAGATGGTGACCACCGGCCTCATCCACAATCCCTCCACCGAATCCAGCCTCGGCACCGTGAATGAAGACCTGCTCAAGGAAGCCGCCCACACCACCGGCGGCGACTACCTGACCGCCGGCCAAAGCCTGCCAAACCTGGAAACCACCAAGGCCGTGCAGTACGTGGAGCTCTGGCCCGACCTTCTCATCTTGCTCCTCTTCCTCTTCCTCATCGACACCGGCATCCGCCGCTGGGAGCACGTGCAGGGATTGTGGCAGCTGCTGCCGGTGAAGAGGGCGTAG
- a CDS encoding low molecular weight protein tyrosine phosphatase family protein — MKILFLCSRNQWRSPTAEKVYQNDPRVEVRSAGTSASARCRVSEKLLRWADLVLVMEHEHKRRLREMFPEIVRDLRIEVLDIPDDYPFMDAELMRLIRERVEPLLEP; from the coding sequence ATGAAAATCCTCTTCCTCTGCTCCCGCAACCAGTGGCGCAGCCCCACGGCGGAGAAGGTGTATCAGAATGATCCGCGGGTGGAGGTGCGGAGTGCTGGCACCAGCGCCTCGGCGCGCTGCCGGGTTTCGGAGAAGCTGCTGCGGTGGGCGGATCTGGTGCTGGTGATGGAGCACGAGCACAAGCGGAGGCTGCGGGAGATGTTTCCGGAGATCGTGCGGGATCTGCGCATCGAGGTACTGGATATACCCGATGATTATCCTTTCATGGATGCGGAGCTGATGAGGCTGATCCGTGAGCGTGTGGAGCCGCTGCTGGAGCCGTAG